One genomic segment of Fervidobacterium pennivorans includes these proteins:
- a CDS encoding SAVED domain-containing protein — protein sequence MAYSNLLKNDVLKYLDFVKRGEISLGEIPVDLSRLDKDIPQRKLIVYEIFKFLLSQNYKEHAINLLITEYGSLGLKKEEAYLLVWSKFVEVKFPVVEADKVTLARCLVFKVDFSFSNNPEVSDILAVLEKKINAKISVLFDRGFVGESFELAVAVGRLVDHIPENLAFTGRVAEDGKILKVENFDEKLAYCNKNNIGLISYINVSYIREIIDFLNEKEFHIPILLRFSSKPQDIESLWKRLKERVLAFSGKDCESNCNLFERIYRAPLTYSVNRELSEDEFYEHIEKSYGIIRNVIDNSGIPHIAINGPAAFALGLGIALGAKDKLVVYHYQGDYFPVLNLTTEQNLRLIKTVTRSKEMLQELTYEVLEYSTNKRKAILAIELASHKLLSSVKEYAKENISDGFIIHVMPKNMEASGNIPLGDWKKIISELFSITQIVRTDFYYDELHIFLSCPVPIAFGFGMALGDFVPGKIYNYFKGGKTKKAGYVPVLDINEILR from the coding sequence GTGGCGTATTCTAATCTCTTGAAAAACGATGTTTTAAAATATCTTGATTTTGTAAAAAGAGGTGAGATTAGTTTAGGAGAGATACCCGTAGACCTATCACGACTTGATAAGGATATACCCCAACGAAAGCTTATTGTTTACGAAATCTTCAAGTTCTTGCTTTCGCAAAATTATAAAGAGCATGCTATTAACCTTTTAATAACAGAATACGGCTCGTTAGGTCTTAAAAAAGAAGAGGCGTACTTGCTGGTTTGGTCCAAATTTGTAGAGGTAAAATTTCCTGTCGTCGAAGCTGATAAAGTGACTTTAGCAAGATGTCTTGTGTTCAAAGTTGATTTTTCGTTTAGCAATAATCCAGAAGTCAGTGATATTTTGGCAGTTCTCGAAAAGAAAATCAATGCCAAAATATCTGTGCTTTTCGACAGAGGTTTTGTAGGTGAATCTTTTGAATTGGCAGTTGCTGTAGGTCGTCTTGTAGACCACATACCAGAAAATTTGGCTTTTACTGGCCGAGTGGCAGAAGATGGAAAGATTTTAAAAGTCGAAAACTTTGACGAGAAATTAGCATACTGCAATAAAAACAACATTGGACTGATTTCCTACATTAATGTATCTTACATAAGAGAAATTATTGATTTTTTGAATGAGAAAGAGTTTCATATACCTATATTGCTAAGATTTTCATCAAAACCGCAAGACATTGAAAGCTTGTGGAAAAGGTTGAAAGAAAGAGTTTTAGCATTCTCAGGCAAAGACTGTGAGTCAAATTGTAACTTGTTTGAGAGAATATACCGAGCTCCACTTACTTATTCAGTTAACAGAGAACTTTCAGAAGATGAGTTTTATGAGCATATTGAAAAGTCTTATGGGATTATTAGAAATGTGATAGATAACTCAGGCATACCGCATATAGCAATTAATGGTCCTGCAGCGTTTGCTCTCGGACTTGGGATAGCTTTGGGTGCGAAGGACAAGCTCGTAGTTTATCATTATCAAGGTGATTACTTTCCTGTTCTTAATTTAACCACAGAACAAAATCTAAGGTTAATAAAAACTGTTACGAGGTCCAAGGAGATGTTGCAAGAACTTACATATGAAGTTTTGGAATATAGTACAAACAAACGAAAAGCTATATTAGCTATCGAATTGGCTTCACATAAATTGTTATCTTCTGTTAAAGAATATGCGAAAGAAAATATCTCAGATGGGTTTATCATCCATGTAATGCCAAAGAATATGGAAGCTTCAGGTAATATACCTCTTGGAGATTGGAAAAAAATTATTTCCGAGTTGTTTTCAATTACACAAATAGTACGCACCGACTTTTACTACGACGAACTCCATATATTTTTAAGTTGTCCTGTCCCGATTGCTTTTGGTTTTGGAATGGCTTTAGGAGATTTTGTACCAGGGAAGATTTACAATTACTTCAAGGGTGGAAAAACAAAAAAGGCAGGGTATGTTCCTGTGTTAGATATAAACGAGATTTTGAGATAG